Proteins found in one Zea mays cultivar B73 chromosome 1, Zm-B73-REFERENCE-NAM-5.0, whole genome shotgun sequence genomic segment:
- the LOC107197954 gene encoding uncharacterized protein LOC107197954 produces the protein MDPCPFVRVLVGNLALRMPVAPPAAGAGAGVHPSTSPCYCKIRLGKMPVQSVPAPLVVSDGGEQTPASGALAAAFHLSKADLEWFNGKPSLFSSRGEASLKVSVYAGRKGSACGVSSGRLLGKATIALDLKGAEAKPAVLHSGWISIGKRSGKGSTAATELSLTVRAEPDPRFVFEFDGEPECSPQVLQVRGSMKQPMFTCKFGCRSNSDLRRPGMQPERDAASAKERKGWSVTVHDLKGSAVAMASMVTPFVPSPGTDRVSRSNPGAWLILRPAGDGAWEPWARLECWRERGGAGASDSLGYHFALLVPGADHAVALADSSIPSSNGGKFVIDLTAAQPLSRGGTPGCSPRGSGDLSNWPLGNYRGFVMSAAVQGEGRCSKPTVEVGVAHIGCAEDAAAFVALAAAVDLSMDACRLFSHRLRKELSHLQADLLR, from the coding sequence ATGGACCCGTGCCCGTTCGTGCGGGTGCTGGTCGGCAACCTCGCGCTCAGAATGCCGGTGGCGCCGCCGGCCGCCGGTGCTGGCGCGGGCGTCCACCCGTCCACGTCGCCGTGCTACTGCAAGATCCGGCTGGGGAAGATGCCGGTCCAGAGCGTCCCGGCGCCGCTCGTGGTCTCCGACGGCGGGGAGCAGACGCCGGCGTCCGGGGCCCTCGCCGCCGCGTTCCATCTGTCCAAGGCTGACCTGGAGTGGTTCAACGGGAAGCCGTCGCTCTTCTCGTCGCGCGGGGAGGCCAGCCTGAAGGTGTCGGTCTACGCTGGCCGGAAGGGGAGTGCCTGCGGCGTCAGCTCCGGGCGGCTGCTTGGGAAGGCTACGATCGCGCTCGACCTCAAGGGCGCCGAGGCCAAGCCCGCCGTGCTGCACAGCGGCTGGATCTCCATCGGGAAGCGATCCGGGAAGGGCAGCACCGCGGCGACGGAGCTCAGCCTCACCGTCCGCGCGGAGCCGGACCCGCGATTCGTTTTCGAGTTCGACGGCGAGCCGGAGTGCAGCCCGCAGGTGCTGCAGGTGCGCGGCAGCATGAAGCAGCCCATGTTCACCTGCAAGTTCGGATGCCGCAGCAACAGCGACCTGCGCAGGCCGGGGATGCAGCCGGAGCGCGACGCCGCGTCGGCCAAGGAGCGCAAGGGGTGGTCGGTGACGGTGCACGACCTGAAGGGCTCCGCCGTGGCGATGGCGTCCATGGTCACGCCCTTCGTGCCCTCGCCGGGCACGGACCGCGTGAGCCGGTCCAACCCGGGCGCGTGGCTCATCCTCCGCCCCGCGGGCGACGGCGCCTGGGAGCCCTGGGCGCGGCTCGAGTGCTGGCGCGAGCGCGGCGGCGCCGGCGCGTCCGACAGCCTGGGCTACCACTTCGCCCTCCTCGTCCCCGGCGCGGACCACGCCGTCGCcctagccgactcctccatccccTCGTCCAACGGCGGCAAGTTCGTCATCGACCTGACCGCCGCGCAGCCGCTGAGCCGGGGCGGCACGCCGGGGTGCAGCCCGAGAGGCAGCGGCGACCTGAGCAACTGGCCCCTGGGGAACTACCGCGGCTTCGTCATGTCCGCCGCGGTCCAGGGCGAGGGCCGGTGCAGCAAGCCGACGGTGGAGGTCGGGGTGGCGCACATCGGGTGCGCCGAGGACGCGGCGGCGTTCGTAGCCCTCGCGGCGGCCGTGGACCTGAGCATGGACGCGTGCAGGCTCTTCTCCCACCGGCTGAGGAAGGAGCTCTCGCACCTGCAGGCCGACCTactccggtga